The stretch of DNA TCTTCTGCATCTGCAGGCTGAGTGATGTGAAGCTGGCCAGGAGGTCTGTGACCTCATCTACCTGCCAAGAAGAACACAGCTGGCCGTTAGGCAGGGGAATGCAGTTGTGCAGTCTCCCACCACCACAGAAGAAACCCCCATGCAGCAGGGACCACCCTTGCACCAGGACTGCCAGTAAAGCCCACGCTGAGCTTATACTAGGTCAGGATCCCTTTGATCCCACAGTCGTGTAGAAGGGCTCCTGTCCTCCTGATCACACAAGTCCTAATCCAAGGCAATAGGAGCTTCTCTCCATTCCTCAGGAGGTCAATGCTTGACCTCCACCTTGCACAATTTAGCCAGTCCTTAAAATAGAATCATGTTGCTGCATTACCCAGAACTCAACAGTATCAGGGCTGTTTCCTCTCAGTCTGTTTCTAAGGGCCAatcttttgtagaaaaaaaaaaaacaaacaacaaaaaactaacaGACCCTGCAACCCTCTGTGGTTGTGCTGATCCTGGCCTTAAAATACTTGTGCCCTCAGCCCATCTGATCTTCAGCTTCTCTGGTGAGCTGCTAGGCTTTCTGCATTTTGAATTCCAACCTAAAGGAGTACCATGAGTCATCATGTAACCTGCCCACTTTACTCAATGTGAGCAAGAACACTTCCATAACCATGTCTTCAATGCCACCTTGCTGATGCAGTTGCATTCTCCTAAACGCAGAAGTCACAATGCAAGTAGGCGAGTCACAGCAGCTCAATGCTTCCTACCTGCTCCTTTGTGCTAGTCATCTGTAACCTGGAGCAGAGGTCATCCAGCTGTTCCTTTTGCTCATGCCTCCCCAGACGCTCCAGGTATTCCCGCAACATCTGTATAATCTGAAACCAACAGGCGTAAGAGGCAAACGTCAGACAGCTGCACCAGGCTGGgatgtttttacaggaaaaattaaattgcagTTAAGTTGCCAAGCACAGCCTTGATGCTGCAGTATGTGGCAGAGTACGACCCATAGAGAAGAACACATGCAAAGCAACTGGAGAGCGCTAATGGCAGCATCAGAGCCCAGTGAGTCACCAGAGGCGTTGATCAGCCACAGATGGACTAGTCGTGACCCCTGTGCCTGGTTTAAGAACAGGGAACAGAGACAGGCCCAGCTGAAGAAGCATAAGGTCTAGCCCTGAAAGCACCAAGCTCTTCTTTATGGCTAACTAGCTTCCCtcactgtgaggagcagggacATCCCGCTCCAGCAGGATCCGCTTGTGCGCCAGGGATGAAAATCCTTGTGGCTCCTATATGGCTCCTGAAGCGAGGCCCCCACCTCGTGCATTTGTGGCGTAGCCCCATGACTGCTTTCCGATTCCACGCCTCCACATACTGGAGCAGGGCAGAATGTGCTAGGAATGCAGAGTCCCTGCACGTGTACGCCATAGCTATAGCCCCATGCTGTGGACCCTCTCCTGCCACAAGGCATCTGTCTTACACAGTGGTTGAAGAAAAGAGAGTGCTCCATACAGCCTGAGAATTAAGACATTCAATGCATCCTTGGCCTACCAGAGCCAAAAGAGGTCCTGCAAAAATTCAGAGTAGCGGTTGGGAAAAAGGAAGGtctctgaaaacagaaggaaaaagtcaaaCTCTCCCCAGAGCAGCTAAGAGCCTACAGACAGGTATTTAAAACAGCTGCTAAATGATATTTGACCCTTAAAGGGTGCAGGAGACTGCCAGGGGCTGCACCACCTTACCAGAACATGGAACTGTTTCTTTTACCTGTTTCACTTCAAGGCGTACAGCCTCCAGGCTGTGGGAGAGTCCTTCCTGCAGGATGTTTAGCTTTGATTTAGCGAGGTGCAGCGGGGTTCTGCCAGCTCGATCCAAGGCATCGACTCTAGCCCCTGCAAGATCCATGAGCAAGGACAGAAAGTGAGGTCTGTCTTCAAGACTTAGTGTCCCTGGGGAGTATCAACCGAGGCAGGGCAGGAAAGGGACAGGCTGTAATTGTTACAGAGGAAATGTTACCTCCGCGCAGCAGCGTGGTGATGACAGGAACGTGGTtcgtgcaggcagctggggagggaaaacACAGGACACACAACTCAGAGGTACTAGCAAACAGCAAAGGAGTTTCTGCTCAAGTGTGGAGCTTGCTGCTTCCCAAAGGGCTCTTTGCCATTGGAAAGAGGAACAGCCCAACTGCTAAGGGTAACCTCATACTCAAGCCTGAGTACTCTCTCTGGAACAGATCTCGCATTCCttggggctggcagagggagggaaatTGATATTCTCAAACTCTGACCCTTAAACCTTTGTGAGGAGTGAAGCTAGTGAAAGAGTCCCTCCTAGGTCCTTAAAGCTGGGAATGCACACTGTGATGCACAAGAAAGAGGAAGGCggagaggaaagaaacagcaaggcGGTGTTCACCTCACCTCTCTGCATGCAAATTCATCTGTGTGGCACTTACTTACCCAAATGTAAGGGGGTGTTTCCCAGCCCATCTCTCTGGTTTGGGTCAGCCCCATGGTCCAGAAGCAGTTGCACTGGAAACAAGGAAACAGAGCCACATCagtcccttcccttttccccacaGGTCAGGCCCACATGGGCTGCAGGTCCACATGGCAGCCACCAGGCTGCCTTATGGGTGCTTCTGTTCAGCTCATCAGCTTCCTGCCAGAGACAGGGGATAGAGGTTTGCGCAGCAATGCAGAAGGACCAGCACAAagccaggcagtgctgctgcccctgggctccCTGAGGGGAAGAACTGGGACTAAGGACATCCTTCCTTCTGCACCAGTACAGCCCTAGAGCTGGGGCCTCCTGCTCCCACTTCGGCAGGGGGACACGGCAAGCCCTGGAGCCACAGTTCAGCTGGCAACCCTGCCACCAAACACACGGAAAACGGCAATCTCTGTCACATGCTGAATCAAAATAAAGAGCATCCTTCGAAATCTCTGCCACAGAGAGGCTGGAAGCCAGAACTCCCTCTCCCCCACTCACCAATGTGATCGTTGCCATTGCAGGATGCAAAGTGCAGGGCTGTCCGGCCTTTGTCGTCGGCGGCACAGGGGTCAGTTCCATCCTCCAAGAGTTGCTGCACTGACAGAGTCAAGGAGAAGAAGATAAGCGGGTAAGCTGAAGGGGCACCTGATCAGAAAGGGGTAATGCTATCTGCTCTTCTGTGGGTAGGTACACACTCTGCCAGCTGCCAAGTCAACTGGACGTGAACCAGCTCCAGCCAGCCTCCCGGCTCAGCACAACCAGCCTAGGCAGTGTACCCTCCACTCTCTGTTGCAGCCTTCACCATCTTTGCCATAAAAGATAAGCCAACAGCTGTAGTGGCTAAGGCTAAGGATCCATCTAGCCAAATTTTCATGCTCCAAGGACAATCAGCAGCAAATGCCTACAGAAGAGTGTAAAAAGATAGCAAGGATGTAGGGCTAACTCTCACAGCCTTTAGTCAGCTGCACCTCAGGCACTTCCCAAGTTAGAATTAGCATCCTGTGCTTACTATCCCTCCATGGGCTTCCTCCGTAGATTTGCATGGTCATTTTCTGCATCTGTGTAAACTTTTCACAGCAACATGGACCCGTGGCAAGAAGTCTGACAGTGTAACCACATGCAGCGAGAAAAGCCACCTCTTCACAACGTGTTTTGAATACGTCCCTTCCTAGATTCAGCTGAAACTCCTAGTTTTTGCCATACTAATGGTGGCTACTGTTTGGGAAGCAGGTAGGTGAGCGCACCAGCCTGCCAATAGCAGTGCAAATATACCCTTAGGAGACGATGTATTGAAGTGAGCTAGTGAACAGCCCGAGTAACCATACCATCATCTACTCACACTTGTGCCCCCTGCTTTTCCCCCCAGCTACTTCTTCCATGTCACCACTGGCACTTCTGGTAACCTGAACTACCTCCTTTTCTCAGATAAGGAAAAACCTGCTCACACAGAAAGATAGAGAAACTAGTGTGACTCTCCAGTATTGGGTATAACAAAGGCAACAAGACCAGTCAAGGCCGAAAAGATTAGGGACATAAAAGTAGCATCTACAGCAACATGTGTAAGGGCAACTGTAAGGGCTATTATTCCTGCTGTTTTGAGATTATCCTGATATAGTAATCACTGTTCAAAATAAAGGTCATTCCATAgctgttaaaaatacagacagattCACTGTATTTTGAGATCTTTAATAGCATATCCTGCAACAGTCAAGACTGACCAGTATTGGAGACAAGAAGCTAGATAGATCAGACCACTGAAAGTCACCATCTGTCTCAGCTTCCAGAGATCGAATTATAgtcacattttaatttcttcctgtacACCTACTGCTTTAAGTGTTGTACAGAAGTGAAAGGAACACCTGACAAGATGGAAGTGGCATTAACAGGGGATGTTTGATACTCCAGAAGAAAGGCCGGGAGACTGACAGTGCCACCAGTGAGAACCATTAATGGGGAACGATTTACCCAGTTCTTCCCTGAAGCTAGTAGGAAATGACATAACCTCTCCCACCCAGTGCCGCCACAGGAAACAGCAAAGATTTTTACATGTTGATGAAGAATAAATTCATCATCAGACACTTCCTCAAGTTGCAGAGTACACAAAACACAGCGGGATTGTGAACAGGGGAACCTGCGTATCAAATACAGGTGTAAAACTCTAAGATGGATTAAAACCAAGACTTTCATAAAGCCTGATTCTTTCATTCTCCCTCTTGACATGGTGACTGAAGCCAACCCTTTCTGTACTGACAGAGCTTACAGATGAGCTTTATCCATCAGTTCATGAAACAAGGTTTATCGTGGAGCAGAGGGGTGAAGCATGCCAGACAAACCCCCGTTCTGATATACTAGGAGTTTCTACCAGTCAAACCAGTTTCCAATTCTAATCTACAGTACAGAGAGGTAAAGGGAGTCACAGATATGCCACGAGCCTTCTCTGAAGTCACAGCGAGAAGCAGAGTCCAGCACTGGTCCTGGTTCTGATCTACTGAGTCACACTGTCTCATCATACAGGGTATGGCTTAGATAATCATAACTTTTCCACCTTACCAAAACACTACTCTCTTACTGCTTACAAATGGGCAAAAGTTACATACCAAAAAAGCTGAAACAGCACAGTGCTGGTTTAGCTTGAGGCTGTTGGAAAACTAACACTGTAAACCAGATGCAGTGAAAAAGTGAATACTATAACCAGGCTCACTCTgctcagagaacaaaacaaggcTCCAGAAAAGCAGTTTCTAGATTTGCAGCAACTAAGGCACCATGTCTGCAAACTAtctgcaccctcctcctcctctcctaaaataaaggtccccggcaaaaaTGCCCTTCCAGGAAGAGGTCCCAAGTAGGATTGGTAGAAGTCTTACCTGTGTCCAAGTCGTTGCTATTGGCAGCTTCACGCAGCCTTTTCAGAGCTACGGCGAAAAGAAAGCAATTACTGGAAAGCACGGAGGAAAAAGGAGGGTTTCCCTATCAAAACGTCCCATCCCGGCGCTCGAGCCCAggtgcagggctggtgctggctcAGCCCAGAGAAGGGGAAGCAGGAGATCAACATGCCAGGTAAGAAGcgctctcctttcctcctcctgaggCCGGCCACGGGCTCTCCCCCTCCTGACGGCCACCCTCCCCTGACAGGAGCAAGGGTGCCTCTCCCAAGCCGCCCACCGAGCAGATCCGACCTCTTTCCACAGGCCCCACACACGGGAAAGCCGAAGCTTTACCGGCTTCCCCACAGCGGAGGCTCTC from Harpia harpyja isolate bHarHar1 chromosome 6, bHarHar1 primary haplotype, whole genome shotgun sequence encodes:
- the ANKRD54 gene encoding ankyrin repeat domain-containing protein 54, whose product is MEGGGGAAAAPDAGAGPGPGPEPEPGTGLALGAVTGAPLGYLHVLWQREEPAGKIPARRLRRATRLHRRLGPTGKESHALKRLREAANSNDLDTVQQLLEDGTDPCAADDKGRTALHFASCNGNDHIVQLLLDHGADPNQRDGLGNTPLHLAACTNHVPVITTLLRGGARVDALDRAGRTPLHLAKSKLNILQEGLSHSLEAVRLEVKQIIQMLREYLERLGRHEQKEQLDDLCSRLQMTSTKEQVDEVTDLLASFTSLSLQMQKMEKR